A window of Pullulanibacillus sp. KACC 23026 genomic DNA:
ACGTGACACAATCAGTGACGAAGAGAGTAGTTGCGAAAGAGGCTATAGCGAATCAGGGATGGTGGAAGCCTGATGTCAATCACGCAATGAACCGCACTTCTGAGATGCCAGTCTGAATGAACAGTAGGGCTCGGCCGGGTCGCTCCGTTAAAGGCTTATGAGTGGATTCCGTTTCATACGGAATAATGAGAGTGGTACCGCGGATGAACAGCATTCGTCTCTTTTTTAATAAAAAGAGACGGGTGCTTTTTTAATTTTTTGGATGGTCTATTACATGTCTCTTTCACATATAAAAAACTCATGAATAAAAAATCAATGACAAAGAGAGTAGTTGTAATCGATTTGGCAAGCGATCCGGGGACGGTGTGAGCCCGGTACAGATCTTACAACGAAACGCACTTTGGAGATGTTCACTCGGAGGCTTGTCAAAGGCTTTAGAGTGGAACGGTTCGCCCCCGTTATAAGGTAAGAGTGGATCCCATAATATGGGGTAATAAGAGTGGTACCGCGGATGAACCCAACACATTCGTCTCTTTTTAAAGAGACGAGTGTGTTTTTTTATTGGGTCAAGAAACGACTTCTTTAGTTAAAAAATAACCGATAATGGTGCTGTCATAGAAGAAATATACGGAATACTGGAAAAAGGCGGTTAATTAAGAGAATAAAATGTGCGGTTTTGGAGGGAGAGGGAAATGAACACGATTAGAGTTGGGATTGTTGGAGCAAATGGGTACAGCGGAGCAGAGTTAATTCGGTTATTATCCGCCCATCCTCACGTTAGCGTTGAGGTATTGATTTCACATTCGACGAGCGGTTTTGCTATAAAAGAGGTGTATCCGCATCTCACAAACATTGTGGAACATACGTTGGAATCAATGGCGGTAGAAAAAGTAGCAGAGCAAGTGGATTTCCTCTTTTTTGCTACACCATCTGGAGTGAGTAAGGATCTTTTGCCAGTGTTTGTCGAAAAAGACGTTCTGTGCATCGATCTCTCTGGGGATTTCCGATTGCATAATGCCGAAAGCTATGCCGAGTGGTACAACCAGGAGCGAACAGATTCTAAACTGCTTTCAAAATCGGTTTATGGACTCACTGAATTTAACCGGGAGCAAGTCCAACAAGCTCGTTGGCTCGCTAACCCTGGCTGTTATCCGACAGCAACCTTGTTAGGTATTCTTCCGGCAATTAAGATGAATCAAATTGAGCCAAAAGGCCTTGTGATTGATGGGAAGTCCGGTGTTTCTGGGGCAGGGAGAAAAGCATCGCTTGCCTCGCACTTTGGAGAAACGAACGAAAATCTCAAAATCTATAAAGTGGGCAGGCACCAACACATTCCAGAAATTGAACAAATGATTGAAACGATAACGGGAGAAGCGATTCCTGTTACGTTTTCAACTCACCTCATTCCGATGACGCGCGGCATTATGTGTACGATGTATGCAAACTTAAAAGCGCCCCTTAAAACGGAAGAGATGGTCGCAAGCTACAAGGAATTTTACCAAAACGATTCATTCGTCAGAGTTAGGGAACCCGGTGTTTTTCCAGCGACCAAAGAGGTCTACGGTTCGAATTTCTGTGACATAGGCCTTCATGTGGATGAGCGAACGGGCCGTGTGACAATTGTTTCGGTGATTGACAATATGGTCAAAGGCGCTGCAGGCCAGGCTATTCAGAACATGAACCTCATGCTTGGCTTTGAGGAAACGACGGGTCTTAACTTTGTTCCTGTGTACCCATAACGACGATTGACAACATAGAAACTAACAAACTATTTTACCACCCCGGGGAGGGTTTAACTTATGACAGAGGCAAAGAGTTTAACGCTTGATAAAGATAAACAAACTAGTTTGACCGTTTTAGATGAAGGCGGAGTGACTTCGCCAAAAGGCTTTCGAGCAAGCGGTCTTCATTGCGGACTCCGCAAAACCCGCTTAGATCTTGGCTGGCTGTATTCGGATGTGCCAGCTGCAGCATGCGGTGTTTATACAACTAACGTCTTTCAAGCGGCGCCGCTGCTTGTGACGAAAGAAAGTCTCAGTCAAGAAAATAAGCTTCAAGCTATATTAGTTAATTCAGGAAACGCGAATGCGTGCACCGGTCAAGAAGGGCTTTCGAATGCCTATGAATCTCGCACTGACTTCGCCAAGCAATTCGGTATTCCAGAACATTATATTTCAGTCGTTTCAACGGGTGTCATTGGTCAGCAGCTGCCAATGGAAAAGCTGAAACAAGGAATTAAGAACATCGGAATACTCGAAAATGACGCGGCTTCTTTTGAAAAAGCGATTTTAACGACCGATACCGTAACGAAGCATCTCGCTGTGGAACTAGAGATTGATGGTAAAACGGTGACGATCGGCGGAGCGGCAAAAGGTTCTGGGATGATTCATCCGAACATGGCAACTATGCTTGGCTTTGTGACAACTGACGCCAATGTCGTTCAAGAAGATCTTTACGACGCATTAAAAGAAGTGACCAATTCAACGTTTAATATGATTACCGTTGACGGGGATATGAGCACAAACGATATGGTGTTGGTTTTGGCGAATGGCCTGGCTGGAAATGAACCTTTATCAAAGGCACATCCAGAGTGGGAGACGTTTAAGAACGGCTTAGCATTCGTGAGTGAGGCCTTAGCTAAGAAAATCGCACGAGATGGTGAAGGCGCGACAAAACTGATTGAAGTCCAGGTTACTGGAGCTCTAGAAGTTGAGGCCGCTAAAGTGATTGCCAAAACAATCGTTGGCTCAAGCTTAGTCAAAACAGCCATTTATGGGACGGATGCTAACTGGGGACGTATCATTTGTGCGGTCGGCTACAGCGGCAAACCGATTGATCCAACTAACATTCATGTGGCAATAGGTCCAGTGGAGGTTGTAAAAGACGGGGTTCCGCTTCCGTTTGATGAAGATATAGCAAAAGCCTACTTAGAAAATGAACATGTACAGATCTTTGTGAATTTGAATCAAGGGCAGCATACTGCAACAGCGTGGGGCTGTGATTTAACGTATGACTACGTCAAAATCAACGCGATGTATCGGACTTAAGGAGGGGGAAACGGTGAAAAAATACCTAGTCATCAAGAGTGGCGGGAGTATTCTTGACCAGTTGCCGGATTCCTTTTATCAAACGATTAAAGAGTTGAGTGAAGGAGATGAGTGGCAGCCGGTTCTAGTTCACGGCGGAGGCCCGCATATATCTCATCTTTTAACACAACTTGACGTTCCCATTGAATTTAACAGCGGCTTGCGCGTTACCAGTGAAGCAGTCTTAGATATTGTTGAAATGGTTTTATGCGGGTCGGTTAACAAACAAATTGTTCGAAATCTTGCGAACGCCGGGGCTAAAGCGCTCGGGATCAGTGGAATGGACGGCTCACTTCTTTATGCCGAACCGATGGATAAAACGGGCAGCCTTGGCTATGTAGGCGAGGTGACAAAGGTGGAACCAAGTGTAATTCAGGAAGTCGTCTCGCTCGGCTATGTACCTGTTGTCGCACCGCTTGCTTTAGGGGAGAACGGCCAACGGTATAACATAAACGGCGATCTCGCGGCGGCGGCTGTCGCCAAGGCACTGAATGGATCCCTCTGCTTCGTCAGTAATATTGACGGGGTGCTTGCCGAAGAAAAGGGCGAAAGAAGTGTTATTCCTGAATTGACTCAAGAGGAGGCAAGCGATCTTATTGTTCAAGGCATCATTTACGGCGGCATGATCCCAAAAGTACAATCAGCTCTCGACAGTCTCTTTGCCGGAGCTCAAGAAGTGGTCATTCTAAACGGATTAAAGGAACAAAGCTTGCGAGAGTTTACAGAAGGCAAACCAGTCGGAACACGATTCGTAAAAGCTTCAACTAAAAAGACGGTACGGAAGTAAAAGGAGGCTGTAAAGATGAGCAGTGAAACGACAACGATTAATCCATTAATGGCGACCTATAATCGCTTCCCACTCACTCTTGTAAAAGGAAAGGGCAGTCATGTTTGGGATGACAAAGGCGAACAATACCTCGATTTTACATCCGGCATTGCGACCTGTAATCTCGGTCACGTTCCTGAGACAGTCAAAAATGCCTTGCAGGAACAGTTGAATAACCTTTGGCATATTTCGAATCTTTACCATATTCCGAGCCAAGAAGCCTTGGCGAAGAAACTCACTGATGTAAGCTGCTTTGATCAAGTGTTTTTTTGTAACAGCGGTGCTGAAGCAAATGAAGGGGCCATCAAGCTTGCACGACGCTATGCACAAAAAGTGAAGAAGACAGACGCTTATGAAGTGGTCACTTTCACGCAATCCTTTCATGGGCGGACGCTTG
This region includes:
- the argC gene encoding N-acetyl-gamma-glutamyl-phosphate reductase — translated: MNTIRVGIVGANGYSGAELIRLLSAHPHVSVEVLISHSTSGFAIKEVYPHLTNIVEHTLESMAVEKVAEQVDFLFFATPSGVSKDLLPVFVEKDVLCIDLSGDFRLHNAESYAEWYNQERTDSKLLSKSVYGLTEFNREQVQQARWLANPGCYPTATLLGILPAIKMNQIEPKGLVIDGKSGVSGAGRKASLASHFGETNENLKIYKVGRHQHIPEIEQMIETITGEAIPVTFSTHLIPMTRGIMCTMYANLKAPLKTEEMVASYKEFYQNDSFVRVREPGVFPATKEVYGSNFCDIGLHVDERTGRVTIVSVIDNMVKGAAGQAIQNMNLMLGFEETTGLNFVPVYP
- the argJ gene encoding bifunctional ornithine acetyltransferase/N-acetylglutamate synthase, whose product is MTEAKSLTLDKDKQTSLTVLDEGGVTSPKGFRASGLHCGLRKTRLDLGWLYSDVPAAACGVYTTNVFQAAPLLVTKESLSQENKLQAILVNSGNANACTGQEGLSNAYESRTDFAKQFGIPEHYISVVSTGVIGQQLPMEKLKQGIKNIGILENDAASFEKAILTTDTVTKHLAVELEIDGKTVTIGGAAKGSGMIHPNMATMLGFVTTDANVVQEDLYDALKEVTNSTFNMITVDGDMSTNDMVLVLANGLAGNEPLSKAHPEWETFKNGLAFVSEALAKKIARDGEGATKLIEVQVTGALEVEAAKVIAKTIVGSSLVKTAIYGTDANWGRIICAVGYSGKPIDPTNIHVAIGPVEVVKDGVPLPFDEDIAKAYLENEHVQIFVNLNQGQHTATAWGCDLTYDYVKINAMYRT
- the argB gene encoding acetylglutamate kinase, producing the protein MKKYLVIKSGGSILDQLPDSFYQTIKELSEGDEWQPVLVHGGGPHISHLLTQLDVPIEFNSGLRVTSEAVLDIVEMVLCGSVNKQIVRNLANAGAKALGISGMDGSLLYAEPMDKTGSLGYVGEVTKVEPSVIQEVVSLGYVPVVAPLALGENGQRYNINGDLAAAAVAKALNGSLCFVSNIDGVLAEEKGERSVIPELTQEEASDLIVQGIIYGGMIPKVQSALDSLFAGAQEVVILNGLKEQSLREFTEGKPVGTRFVKASTKKTVRK